TCATCCGTTAGATTGGTAATTTTATTAACCTTTACTCCAGGTGCAGGCTGTACTTCAAATCTAGTCACGGAAGGTCCTTTTGTTACATCAACTACTTTTGCATTCACATTAAAGTTATGAAGAGTTGCTTCTAATTGATCTCTTTGCGCCTGCAAAGCTTCCCCGCCGTTATCTTCCTTTTTCGGAGGGACATTTAATAAGTGCAGCCCGGGAAATTGGTATAAACCGTTATAGTTGTTCGTTTTTGCTCCTTTTTTATGCTTTTTATATTTATCACTAGGATACATCAAGACATTAAAAGGAATGCTTGGTTTTTGCTTTTTATTCATTTTTTTCTTATTTTCATCTTTTTTATCTGCTTTATCTCTCACGGAATGATTTTCAACACGAGTTTGTTTTGCAGTTTCAGGCTTGCCCTCTTCTTGACCCGGTACAGCCTTTTCATTCTCTTTTGAATATTGGTTAACACTAGAGGGTTTTTCATCTTCAAAAGCTTCACGGCCGCCTTTAATGGAAGACGTTTCCTCCGTGACTAGAACTGGTTCACTGCTGTTTTTTTCTTCCGCTTCCTGTTCTTCTATCCTTTTGTTCTCTATGTCTTCAAAAACCTCTTGTTCATTCTCTTTTGAATAATAGTTAACGTCAGAGGGTTTTTCATCTTCAAAAGCTTCACGGCCGCCTTTAATGGAAGACGTTTCCTCCGTGACTAGAACTGGTTTACTGCTGTTTTTTTCTTCCGCTTCCTGTTCTTCTATCCTTTTGTTCTTTGCGTCTTCAAAAACCTCTTGTTTATCATTATAAAAAGACAAAAAGGCCTCTTCAGAAACAATGACAGGCTCGCTTTTATCTTCATTGGGTTTAGGTTCTGGCTCTTTTCTAATTTGTTCAGATAAAGGCTCAATCGATTCATTTTTCTTTTTCAAATTTTCAGGATGAAGCGGGACTTTTTCAAACCCAAAAACGGGGGAGGGAATATCTTCTGGCGCAAAATCATTTCCTTGGAAATACGTCCGTTCTGTCTGTTGTTTTGTAAATGCTTCACTAGAAGATACTTCTTTTTCTTTTTCCGTATACTTTCTTTTTTCCTCGGTTTCCGTTTTATTATTTGTTTTTTCTGCCTGCCGGCCGAATGACCTGCTTTGATTAGAATGTTTCGTATCCGTTGTTGTAGCAGACACTTCTGATCTGGAAGTAGTCGTTCTTGATGGTCTTTTCTGCTCACGATAGTTTGTCAATTTTGTTTTTTTATCGTCCACATCCATTGGAAAACGAAACTTTCCTTGTTTAGGGTATTGGTGAAATATTTTTGCACCTGATTGTTGATCATGTAAAACGCGCGGTTTGGCTTCTAGTTTTTTTGAAGAATTAGAAGCCGTCGTTTGCTGAGAATAATGTGCTTCTTTTTCCTCGCCGAACATAAAATCTTGTAATCTTTTTATCATTCTTTGAAAGGAACCGGCCATTTTACCATCTCCTTTTTCCATAATTAACCATTATGTAGTTATATCTGTTAGCTGATCCTTATTTTAATTGTAAAGGAGCAGGAAAAAAACCACTAGCCCCTGCCAGTGGTTTTTGTAATATCCTACCTTTGCATCAGCCGGTTCAACGGTGATATTGAAGCAAAAAGTCGCTTCCAGTCTCATAATGATCGTCTAATACGAGAATGCCCTTTTCTTTTGGTGCGTCCGGCAGTACAAGTTCTTTAGCTGAACAAATCATTCCATTAGAAGCAACACCGCGCAGTTTGGATTTTTTTATTTTCATTCCTGTAGGCATTACTGCTCCTGGAAGTGCAACAACTACTTTTTGTCCTTTATCAACATTTGGAGCCCCGCAGACAATTTGATGTGTTTCCTGTCCAGTTTCCACTTGACATACACTTAATTTATCTGCATCAGGATGTTTTTTCTTGTCTTTTACCATCCCCACTACAAAAGAAGGATTTGCCGGAAGCTCTAATGTTTCTTCAAATCCGTTAACTTTCAAGGCTGTTTGTACTATATCAATCAGTTCTCCAGTGACAGGAAGCATCCCGGATTCTTTGATGTTTCCGTACTCTGATACGTTGAAAATATTATAGCCTGCGGTTTCCCTGCTATCTTTATGATAAAGTTTTGCTGCATCACCTTTTCGTTCCACTGCTCGTCTATCTTTATCAATTTCTTTAAGTGAAACGAGGAGTGTATCTCCAATTCCTTGCTTGTTATAAAATACATTCATCGTAGCTCTTATCTCCTTCATCTCATCATTTCCGTTTCATATTCTACCATAACCTCATATTTATTTCTGAGGTTTTTTGCGGGCGAGGATGAAAATCGGCTCTAATTTTTTATTTTCATACAAAAATGGGAGAGCTGTAATAGGAACCCGTCCATTGGAAAAAAAGCGAAAAGCGAGCTGACCGAGAATATCATACCCTTGTTTGTTGCGAATATCTGCAAAAATCAGTACGTCCTGATGCGGTACAGCAACCGCCGTGTCCCCTTCCATTTTTTTATTCATTTCTTCTACGAAATTTTCATTTAAAAGACGGCTCGCATCGTAACCATCGTTTGTGTTTACAAAGTAAAAGATATTGCCAGCAACTTCATCGGTCTTATAGGAAATTTCTACTGCACGAATATTAAAGAGCGCTGTTTCTTTTATCTGATCTATTGTGTATTCTTCTTGCTCGATTGTTTCCTTTTCAAGCATGGTATAGGCTTCGCCCATATCAAGAGCATAATAAATTCGTGTTTCCGCAGTATGTTCCGTGTATAAAAGCTCCTTGCCATCCTTTGTTTCTGTTGGAAAGGAGGTGGAACGAATAACGGGAAATATATTTTTTTCTTTTCCTTTAAGAACCACTGCTCTTTCCATCGCTTCAAACGATCCATTAATATAATGAACAGCATCCTCTAATGCCTGTTCTTTATTTTTCTCATGCTTTGCGAGCAGCTTATTTAAATCTAATTCCACCCCTTTTTTTAAGGCGGTATGATCTACACGTAACATACTTTTTTCTTTATCAAAGGTAAAAGAACGATTTTTACCGGCCAAGCGTTTTTCTAATTTATTTCGAAATTCAGTAATATCCACCGAGCATCCTCCTTCAACTTTCTTCCTGAAAAACGACCATATTAAGCTTGTTATAGTTTAACATGCCTTGAATATTCATAAAAACGTTCTGCCCATATTCGTTCATATCTAAAAATAGTTCATAAGTTTTAATTTTTAGGTTTGAAAGGGTACTATCAATGATGCGTAATTTTATGCCCTAGTCTTTTGTTTCATATGAATTAATACCAATAAAGGATGAGATTACATATGTCATTTTATAAGCGATTAACCTTTCGTTTCATTTTAGGCTCGCATTATTGTTTAACCAGAAAAACATTCGTACTGCCCTTAGTTTAAAGATGATTTCTCTGAAAATGAAACGTCTTCTGCTTCTTCATCAGAAGAACCATCTTTCGTGCCTGTTTCAAAAACAGCTTAAAAAACTCGCCGTCTGGCGAGTTTTTTGTATTTATTGATCTAAATGGATTTTCGTTTCATTTAGAAATTGCTGCACCTCATCGGGTGTTTTCTTCGTTTTACTTACAAAACGATGTATTTCTATTCCTCTATGAAAAGCAATAAAACTTGGGATTCCAAATACATCATATTCTTGACAGACATCTATGAGACGGTCTCTATCAGCATGATAAAATGCAAAATCATTATTTTCTTTTTCAATTTCCGGTAATACCGGCTCTATCACACGACAGTCAGGACACCAGTCAGCAGAAAACATCACAACAGTCCTATCTTGGCTTATTACATCCTCAAACTCTGTCCGTTCCTCAATATTTTCCAACAAGAGAACCTCCTATCCTTGGTCTAACTTCATATCTCCTAGTGTAATCCAATTTCGTTTTCTCATCCACTCAGACAAAAGAAGACTTACAATGGCAGGTCCGATAATATGTAATAGAATAATTCCCCATAAAACATGAGAAGTAAAACCCATTACCGAAAACGTCATAATCTGTCCAACTAACCCGCTCGTTCCCATCCCTGCTCCAGCTGCATTATTTTCTAATAAAAATACCATCGTGGAAAGCGGTGCAAATACAGCCCCAGCTGCTGTAGGCGGGATTAAAATAAGCGGATTCTTAATGATATTAGGAACTTGCAGCATAGATGTACCAATCCCGAGAGCCGCAAGACCTGCTATACCATTTTCTCTGTAGCTGCTCACAGCAAAACCAACCATTTGTGCAGAACAGCCAACTGCTGCAGCACCGGCTGCGATGCCTTCAAGTCCTATCATAATAGCAATGGCGGCACTTGAAATAGGAGCTGTTAATGCAAGCCCCATTAACACAGCTACTACAATGCCCATAATAAAAGGCTGTTGGTCTGTCGCCCACATAATAAGCTCCCCAAACCCAATTAATCCTGTATTAATAACCGGTCCTAGAAAATAAGCAATAGAAAACCCTGAGCCGATGGTGACAAAGGGAGTAACAATAATATCAAGCTTTGTTTCTTTAGAAATGAGTTTTCCAATCTCCACAGATAATAGAGCTGCAATAAATGCTCCTGCTGGTCCTCCGAGCTCAGCTCCCGCCGCGCCGCTTACGATTGCCGAGAAAAGTATAAGCGGAGGTGCTTGTAAACCATAGGCAACAGCTGCTCCAATAGCAGGGCCCATTAAATCCATAGCTAATGTTCCCATCTTCATAAAAAAAGACCATTGCAGCTGTTCTCCTATAGTATTAATAATTAATCCAATAATGAGCGATGAAAACAACCCAAGTGCCATATAGCTTAACGCTGTAACCGTATATGTCTTTACAGATAGCTTTACACCTTTACGTAAAAAAAAGGACTTCATCGTTTACCCCCTATGTAATCGCATGTGATGATTTTCACTTTCTTTCATCATCATACCTCGTTTGCATTTTCATAAGCAAGAATATTATGATTTAATTATTAGATTTTTTACATACAATGTAGAGGAGGAACTAAAATGGAATTAAATGTTTACTTAGCAGGACAAATTCATGATGATTGGCGAGAGGAGATTCGTCAAAAAGCAGAAGAAATGGAGCTGCCTCTTCATTTTACCGCTCCAATGGAAAACCATGATCGTTCCGATAACATCGGAGAAGAAGTTATCGGACAGCAGCCAGATAAGATATTAAAAGATGAAGCGGCTTCTA
This DNA window, taken from Alteribacillus bidgolensis, encodes the following:
- a CDS encoding DNA translocase FtsK yields the protein MAGSFQRMIKRLQDFMFGEEKEAHYSQQTTASNSSKKLEAKPRVLHDQQSGAKIFHQYPKQGKFRFPMDVDDKKTKLTNYREQKRPSRTTTSRSEVSATTTDTKHSNQSRSFGRQAEKTNNKTETEEKRKYTEKEKEVSSSEAFTKQQTERTYFQGNDFAPEDIPSPVFGFEKVPLHPENLKKKNESIEPLSEQIRKEPEPKPNEDKSEPVIVSEEAFLSFYNDKQEVFEDAKNKRIEEQEAEEKNSSKPVLVTEETSSIKGGREAFEDEKPSDVNYYSKENEQEVFEDIENKRIEEQEAEEKNSSEPVLVTEETSSIKGGREAFEDEKPSSVNQYSKENEKAVPGQEEGKPETAKQTRVENHSVRDKADKKDENKKKMNKKQKPSIPFNVLMYPSDKYKKHKKGAKTNNYNGLYQFPGLHLLNVPPKKEDNGGEALQAQRDQLEATLHNFNVNAKVVDVTKGPSVTRFEVQPAPGVKVNKITNLTDDIKLALAAKDLRMEAPIPGKNAIGIEVPNSESTPVFLREILRRDVFTRSESPLTVAMGLDISGTPIVADLQKMPHGLIAGATGSGKSVCINSILLSLLYKASPEELKLMLIDPKMVELASFKEVPHLVTPVINDAKEATAGLKWAVSEMEGRYEKLAHEGVRDIKKYNERMVQQGCPELKMPYIVIIIDELADLMMVSPQDVEDAVCRIAQKARACGIHLLLATQRPSVDVITGLIKANIPSRTAFAVSSQADSRTILDMGGAERLIGKGDMLFHENGTPKPVRVQGTFVTDEEIDAVTDFIKKQRKPSYMFNRNDLMKKVDQEESGDELFPEACKFIAEQGSASSSSLQRRFSIGYNRAAKLIDMMENRGIISESMGSKPRRVLMSYHEIEENILT
- the ytpR gene encoding YtpR family tRNA-binding protein; the encoded protein is MNVFYNKQGIGDTLLVSLKEIDKDRRAVERKGDAAKLYHKDSRETAGYNIFNVSEYGNIKESGMLPVTGELIDIVQTALKVNGFEETLELPANPSFVVGMVKDKKKHPDADKLSVCQVETGQETHQIVCGAPNVDKGQKVVVALPGAVMPTGMKIKKSKLRGVASNGMICSAKELVLPDAPKEKGILVLDDHYETGSDFLLQYHR
- a CDS encoding DUF1444 family protein produces the protein MDITEFRNKLEKRLAGKNRSFTFDKEKSMLRVDHTALKKGVELDLNKLLAKHEKNKEQALEDAVHYINGSFEAMERAVVLKGKEKNIFPVIRSTSFPTETKDGKELLYTEHTAETRIYYALDMGEAYTMLEKETIEQEEYTIDQIKETALFNIRAVEISYKTDEVAGNIFYFVNTNDGYDASRLLNENFVEEMNKKMEGDTAVAVPHQDVLIFADIRNKQGYDILGQLAFRFFSNGRVPITALPFLYENKKLEPIFILARKKPQK
- a CDS encoding thioredoxin family protein, translating into MENIEERTEFEDVISQDRTVVMFSADWCPDCRVIEPVLPEIEKENNDFAFYHADRDRLIDVCQEYDVFGIPSFIAFHRGIEIHRFVSKTKKTPDEVQQFLNETKIHLDQ
- a CDS encoding PTS transporter subunit IIC, with translation MKSFFLRKGVKLSVKTYTVTALSYMALGLFSSLIIGLIINTIGEQLQWSFFMKMGTLAMDLMGPAIGAAVAYGLQAPPLILFSAIVSGAAGAELGGPAGAFIAALLSVEIGKLISKETKLDIIVTPFVTIGSGFSIAYFLGPVINTGLIGFGELIMWATDQQPFIMGIVVAVLMGLALTAPISSAAIAIMIGLEGIAAGAAAVGCSAQMVGFAVSSYRENGIAGLAALGIGTSMLQVPNIIKNPLILIPPTAAGAVFAPLSTMVFLLENNAAGAGMGTSGLVGQIMTFSVMGFTSHVLWGIILLHIIGPAIVSLLLSEWMRKRNWITLGDMKLDQG